Part of the Xenopus laevis strain J_2021 chromosome 2S, Xenopus_laevis_v10.1, whole genome shotgun sequence genome is shown below.
gcctggcaaagtggtgctatggatgcaaagccgtcgctggtgaattttgccGTTTATAAACTTACCCCAATGTCTTTTTCCATCAGAATTCTATCCTATCCTAACATTCATTTCACATTGTAAACTTTTTGTGGTGGTAAACTTTAAATGTAAACTGcaatataactaatatatattaTACCTGTAAATATGCCAATATATGTTTATACTTCTTTTCTATAGATACATCAATATCTATACAAATGACCATGACGTGAAAAGAGAAATCCTTTTATTTAGGTATTTATTTTTGAATCCAAACAACCATAAATTACAATACTATTTTGCAATATCTTATTGCATGTCTAACAATTTGTCATATCTTTATATAATTTGTCAACTTGTGGTTAAGGGAAATTAACCAAAATCTAAATAATACAGTGCTCAGCAGTACACAGACTATGTTAATTATAATAGATCCAAGGGGAAAATAACATTTCAGATTAAAAATATGGGAAGGGACCATCCACCTGTTCTTTTTTGGCAGCTAAGAATGGTAAAGATGTAAAATGCTTTATAGGAATTCTTTAGGGAAATGGCACAACAgtctattttatattgtatattgtattatttatatacagtctTTAATGTTCCAACTGGTTAAATTCAAATTATTATACGGATAACATTTCCCAGAAACACCACAAGAGAGCAATGCAGTATGACAAACCCTGCAAATAGGCTTCCCTAAATAGACAGGGAATCAATTGTGCTGCAATTTGCAGTCTTATTCCTACAGGGGAATTTAGGCATGAATAAAGGCCTGCGAACCAGGGTGGTTTTGAGAAAGTATAATAAACTTTCCTCTTGTGGAACTTGCAGTACCAAAGCTTATTGATACTATAATGTcaaaacccataaaaaataagtaatgttgTCACTATTCACTATAATAGATTTGTAGGTATTGAGAAAGAAGATCCACTTCCTTTCTAACTTGGGGATGGAGTTTTATAGGCATATGAAACATATAAGGACTAAGCCAGTTATATAGAATAAATTTGACATGCAACCATCttaaaattaaattctaaaaCAGATCAGTCACAGGAATTCCTAACAAGATGTTCAATTTGAGAGACAGTTCACTGATAGACAATATACTCCATTACAAGCGAAGTATTAGTCAAACTTCATTATTAtgcatcaatatttttattaattttgtattAGCTTAGCTGTAAGATGTAGATTGTCTTAAGATTAAGTTATGTACAAGAAATTTAGGCATGTTGAATGGTTAAATGCAAGTTGAGATGTAAGCTACAGTACATTAGTATTGAATGAGGAAACAAAATTGCTCTTATAGCCCTTCCTTTCATGTatcatagatatagatatagtaaTTCCGAATGGGCAGCACTTTGAAGCTcacctcgggtgcaaggtaaattaaatggataataaagaagaaatgaccagcaacaccaagttctttggtgaaaaaaacagtgtattaaaaatacatgtaaagccgacgtgacgtttcggtccactcggggacctttctcaaggcaaccatgtttaaTCTGACATGGGTTTATGTACCCATAATCCCACAGATCcttcaacaggaagtgacatcaatcatccttaaaaaataaacatattgtttAGTACCAAAATTACAATATCAGTGTTAAAAGGTATTAAATTTACTagtgttaaaatatttaaagtgaccaAGTGCACATTGCATCCATCTTATACATTATTAAGATGAAAAAATTCACCTACTGAGTGCAAATTAAGCCATAAAGTGAGGCAGTGCTATGTCATTAAAACCAAGCTAAAAAACAGCCGATCAGCTGTTAAAATCGGTCAACCTTTGGATATGTTTTATCAAACTATAATATGTGCATTCGTCTGACTGTTGACAACCCTAGATGTTATACTTGTATCTAATTTTACTGTCGAAAGGCTGAAAAAAGCTATATGTGTCAATTCTGACTTTCTATATAGTTGTTGTCACGTAATAGCTAACACATCTGGGTCAAACTAGTCAGTCCTGATGAATTGACTCCACAGCTACATTCACAGCAGGGTCTGTGCTACATATACCATTTACAGTGGTTATacttaatgaaaatatattcttatgTTTTTACATACACATATTTAGTAGagttaatctctctctctctcttaagctCTTAAGGAGCTGTTCAAGCCCCTCGGGGCCACACAATTTAGTTCGTATGTCCAAAACGCCTCTCTTTGTAGCAACATGCTGTCAATATCACCTCCCCTGGTTAAATCCGCAATACAGTCTATCGGCATACATTTAAAGGCAGAGGCTGGATGCTTAGCCTGCAGCCAGTGTTGTGCCACAGGTTGTTTTGATATGTcctgttttgtttcctttttgggTTTGGGATCAAGAGCCGCTCTGATGGTCGAGCGGTGCATACTGATGCGTTCCCTTAGCTGCCTGCAGGTTTTCCCGCAATACAGAAAtccgcatgggcatttaattatgtaaactaCATTCCGGGATGTGCATGAGAGTCTCTGTTTAATGTGATAAACTTTACCCATATAGGGATGGGAAAATGTTTCACCTGTTATTAAAGAATTACACATAGTACAGTTACCACATCTGAATACGCCCACCTTACTGGTAATTGTCCTTGACACATACTTGCTTACCGGGTCCGTGGGGGAGAGGATTTCCTTCAGATTCCTATTCCGCCTATGGCCAAACCTAATCTTTTTCCGATTCAATGCTGTCAGTTCCATATCGAATTTCACTATTGGCCAGTGCTGTGAAATAGATTTTTTGATTAGTGGGGTACGTGCGTCAAAAGTagtcatataaaaaatatcatcCGTTTTGTCTCCGTTGGCGCTAGTGGAGCCCCTCAGGATCGTCTCCCGGTCAAGTGACTCAGCCCACATTTGCGTATCCTTTATCAATTCACTTGGATATCCCCTTTCCAAAAACCTGCTAGCCATACTCTCTAGTGCCCGCATCCTCTCCCCTCTCTCACTGGTCACTGCCCGCATCATTTGTGACCTGGGTAGGGAGTTTAGTAGGTGGCGTGGGTGGCTACTCGTGTAATGTAACAGGGAATTCCTATCCGTGGGTTTCTGGTAGATTTTAGTATTTAGCTGATGTGTTTCCTCATTTTTGTATATTGTCACATTCGGAAAACTGATGCTCAGGGGATCAGAGTGTACCGTAAATCTTATCGGTGATGGTATACCATTTAGGTCATCCACAAAATTATTCAACTCTTCCTTGGTACCATACCAAAGGAACAACAGGTTGTCAATGTAGCGTCTAAAATACCCTCCATTTTTACAAAAAAGAGGGGGAAATCACAAATTCAGAAGGCGGACCAATGTAGGCCTATAaaatctttctctttctctttctctctctttctctttctctctttttctctttttctctttctctttctctttctctctttctctttctctttctctctttctctttctctttctctttctctctctctctctctttctctctctttctctctttctctctttctctttctctctctttctctctctctttctctttctctctttctctctttctctctttctctctttctctctttctctttctctctctctctctctttctctctttctctctttctctctttctctctctctttctctttctctctctttctctctttctctctttctctctttctctctttctctctttcttctcttctctctttctctctttctctctttctctctttctctctttcctctcttcctctcttctctctttctctctctctttctctctctctttctctctctctttctctctctttctctctctctctctctttctctctttctctctttctctctttctctctttccctcttctctctttctctctttcctctcttctctcttctctctctctctttctctctctctctcttctctttctcttctctctctctctctctctctctctctgttctctctctttctctctctttctcttctctttctctctctttctctctttctctcggcttttctctcttgcctctctctctctttctctctctctctctctttctcgctctctctctcctttctcttCGTACTCTctttctcctctctctctttctctctctctctctttctctctctctctcttctctttctctctttctctcttttctctttctctctcctttctctctctcttgctctttctctctttcctctctctctttctctctttctctctttctctctctctttctctctgctctctttctcctctttctctctttcatcctgtttctctctttctctctttctctctttctcttctttctctcttctctctttcttcgcttctctctctctcttctctcttctctctttctctctttctcctctctcttcttctctctctctctctctctctctcttcttctctctctctctctctctttctctctatttctctctctctcgctctcttttctctctctctctcttctctctctctctctctttcttctctttctctctttctcctttctcttctttctctctctcctctctcttctctctctctcttctctctttctcctcctttctctctctctctctctcctctctctttctctctctctctctctctcttctctcctctctctctttctctcctctctctctcttcgcttctctcctctcttctctctctctctctttctctcttctctctttctttcttctctctttctctctttctttctctctcttctctctctctcttactctctctcttctctctctctctctcctttctctctcttctctgctcttctctctcttctctctattctctcctcttctctctctttctcctcttctctttctctctttcttctcttctctctctgtctctttctctctctttcatctcgctctttctctctctttctctctcttcatctctctttcttctctctttctctctctttctctctctttctctctctttctctctctttctactctttttctctcttctctctttctctctttctctctctctctctctctctcctctctttctctcttctccttctctctttctctctttctctctttctcttcttgtCTCTCTgttcttctcttctctctctctcttttcttctttctctctctctctttctctctttctctctttctctctctcttcttctgctctcGCTCTACTTCTctctcctctcttctctctcgtttctcatctctctctctaactTATCTCGCtcgttctctctctttctctctctaactctctctctctctttctctcgtttctctctctttctcgctttctcctcctttctctctttctctcttctctctctctctctactctctcttatctctctttctctctctttctctctctctctctctttctctctctctctctttctcttctctctctctcttttctctctttctctcttctctctctctttctctctcttgctctctctttctctccttttctctctctttctcttctcttctctctcttttctctctctgctctctctgtctctctctttctctcctttctctctcttctctctcttgtctcgctctttctctctctttctctcgctttctctctctttctctctctttctctctctctctctttctctctttctctctctctctctttcgtctctttctctctctttcgtctctctttctctctctttctctctctttctctcttctcttttctctttcttctctctctttctctctttctctcttctctctctctcttctctttctctctttctctctttctctcttttctcctcttctctctt
Proteins encoded:
- the LOC121400796 gene encoding trichohyalin-like, with product ERKRERERRKERERREEQRDKKRKREREKERRRREKERRERERERKREREKREKEERREERERERERERRERERERRRKREERERRERRERKKRKEKERKRRKRERERRERERKESERERNREKERERERRREREREREKKREEKERKREERREREKRRKREERKKRKREREKERNRMKERKRRKRAERKRERKREREKEREEREKEQEREKGERKRKERKREREERERERERERKRERRKRVRRERRERARKRERERKRERGKREKPREREKEREREEKERERERTEREREREREEKEKREREKERERREKRGKREREKREREKERKREREKEREREKEREREREREREREREREKRGREEREKERKREREKERREEREKERKREREKERKREKEKEREKERKREREKEREREKEKERKREREKERKRERERERERERKRKREREKEREREREREREREREREKEKEKERKRKRKRKREKERKRKREKEKEKDFIGLHWSAF